One window from the genome of Papilio machaon chromosome 6, ilPapMach1.1, whole genome shotgun sequence encodes:
- the LOC106714912 gene encoding carboxypeptidase N subunit 2: protein MNLLQIYLTIRILTFGVTAQGIKAECNLNPCEVLEMFTVGRRGEQRNGGVCAEDIHWRQLDRRLRAIEQPAWTVSMGQSRWRQCAKSACRCDAVHRSLNCWRAGLVTLTPEIIVPADLHTIDLGTNKLRSLHKTTFKEMRSLTELDMFDNHLEYLPATIFDSLINLRILRLQRNYLEEIDSETFRWAKKLFHVDLSNNLLHTLPERLFSNNSFLETLDISNNQIIYIPSDTFVGLDSILTLDLSKNKILRIENGTFPLKKLQVLKLSENKISNITDNAFKSLFSLETLLLFKNKLKKIPPKLFHNLHSLTFLDLSNNNLITFTGLEFQNLHLLRHLDLKENFLTQIPNNTFANCTNLETLDISKNKLRFLNESTFHGLDKLVSLVLSDNQLYEVHFMTFSTLKNLTTLYIDNNMFPSLPSRTLDYMPKLENVKLSNNPWHCDCHALYISAWVRLNEMKIWDYSPTCISPWYLEGHFLKKLKFPELCSGQWASMVNLSPRLPMQQLLALNVTVNRKPQGSIDDGHDISEDQWESI, encoded by the exons ATGAATCTcctacaaatatatttgaccATACGAATATTGACATTTGGAG ttacagCTCAAGGCATCAAAGCGGAATGTAATTTGAATCCGTGCGAAGTATTGGAGATGTTTACAGTGGGACGCCGCGGAGAACAAAGGAATGGCGGAGTGTGCGCCGAGGATATCCACTGGAGGCAGTTAGACCGACGATTACGAGCCATTGAACAACCCG CTTGGACAGTAAGTATGGGACAGTCACGTTGGCGCCAGTGTGCCAAGAGTGCGTGTCGATGTGACGCCGTGCACCGCTCTCTCAATTGCTGGAGAGCCGGACTCGTAACTCTCACTCCTGAAATCATCGTACCTGCTGACCTGCATACCAT TGATTTGGGCACTAATAAACTTCGCAGTCTTCACAAGACTACATTTAAAGAAATGCGTTCACTCACAGAATTGGACATGTTTGACAACCATTTGGAATACTTACCTGCTACTATATTCGATTCACTTATCAATTTGAGAATATT acgTTTGCAGAGGAATTATCTAGAAGAAATAGACAGTGAAACATTTCGTTGGgctaaaaaactttttcacgTTGACTTGtccaataatttattacatacgtTGCCTGAACGCCTCTTCAGTAATAACTCTTTTCTGGAGACCTTAGATATATCTAACaatcaaattatatatatacccTCCGATACTTTTGTCGGTCTGGACTCCATCCTTACATTAGATCTatctaagaataaaatattgcgCATTGAAAACGGGACCTTTCcattgaaaaaattacaagtattaaaattatctgaaaataaaataagtaatatcaCCGATAATGCTTTTAAAAGCCTATTTTCCTTGGAGACTCtgctattatttaaaaataaattgaagaaaataccgccaaaattatttcataatctaCACAGTTTGACGTTCTTGgatttatctaataataatctaattaCT TTCACAGGTTTGGAATTTCAAAACCTCCATTTGCTTCGTCATCTTGACTTGAAAGAGAATTTCTTGACGCAAATTCCCAACAATACGTTTGCAAACTGTACGAATTTGGAGACTTTAGATATATCAAAGAACAAATTGCGGTTTTTGAACGAGTCAACATTTCACGGATTGGATAAGCTTGTTTCACTTGTGCTTTCTGACAATCAGCTGTACGAAGTTCATTTCATGACGTTTTCAACATTGAAGAATTTAACAACACT ATAtatagacaacaatatgtttccgTCGCTGCCGTCGCGTACACTCGACTACATGCCGAAGTTGGAAAATGTAAAGTTATCAAATAACCCTTGGCATTGCGACTGTCACGCCCTCTACATATCAGC TTGGGTACGCTTGAATGAAATGAAGATTTGGGACTACTCTCCGACTTGTATATCGCCCTGGTATCTAGAAGGTCACTTTTTAAAGAAGCTGAAGTTCCCCGAACTATGTTCTGGGCAGTGGGCAAGCATGGTCAACTTGTCACCACGTCTACCGATGCAACAGCTTTTAGCTCTCAATGTTACCGTTAATAGAAAACCGCAAGGAAGTATTGACGACGGGCATGACATTTCTGAAGATCAATGGGAGTCAATCTAA